A single region of the Oncorhynchus keta strain PuntledgeMale-10-30-2019 chromosome 37, Oket_V2, whole genome shotgun sequence genome encodes:
- the LOC118379083 gene encoding runt-related transcription factor 1-like isoform X1, which produces MASNSIFESMSSYQPCFIRDPAPGRRFSPPSTTLLSGKMSEGLPLGAQESSSAALVGKLRITDRGMVEVLSEHPGELVRTDSPNFICSVLPTHWRCNKTLPIAFKVVALGDIPDGTLVTVMAGNDENYSAELRNATAALKNQVARFNDLRFVGRSGRGKSFTLTITVFTNPPQVATYQRAIKITVDGPREPRRHRQKLEDVKTGALAFSERLSELEQLRRSSMRVTPPHHHHHHAPTPNPRPALNPAQFSNPTHHTQIPGESSLMVPHTPTVHRLHANCHHTVKSLALCLHIRSKQHSNNV; this is translated from the exons ACCCAGCACCTGGTCGGCGCTTCTCCCCTCCTTCCACCACCCTGTTGTCAGGTAAGATGAGTGAGGGTCTGCCCCTGGGTGCCCAGGAGAGCAGTAGCGCCGCCCTGGTGGGAAAGTTGCGTATTACAGACCGAGGCATGGTGGAGGTGCTGTCAGAACACCCTGGAGAACTGGTGAGGACAGACAGCCCCAACTTCATCTGTTCTGTCCTACCCACACACTGGAGGTGCAACAAGACGCTGCCTATCGCATTCAAG GTGGTTGCCCTTGGTGATATCCCTGACGGTACCTTGGTCACGGTGATGGCTGGGAACGATGAGAACTACTCAGCAGAGCTCCGCAATGCCACGGCCGCCCTCAAGAACCAGGTGGCTCGCTTCAACGACCTGCGCTTCGTAGGCCGCAGCGgacgag GGAAGAGTTTCACTCTGACCATCACGGTGTTCACCAACCCTCCCCAGGTGGCCACCTACCAGAGAGCTATCAAGATCACCGTGGACGGGCCCAGAGAACCACGCC GCCACAGACAGAAGCTGGAGGATGTGAAGACGGGAGCATTGGCCTTCTCTGAGCGTCTCAGTGAGCTGGAGCAACTAAGGCGGAGCTCCATGAGGGTCACGCCccctcaccatcatcaccaccacgcCCCCACTCCCAATCCCCGGCCCGCCCTGAACCCGGCCCAGTTCAgcaaccccacacaccacacacagatacCAGGTGAGTCTTCTCTCATGGTACCACATACACCCACGGTGCATAGGCTACATGCTAACTGTCATCACACAGTGAAATCACTGGCATTATGCCTCCACATACGTAGCAAACAACACTCAAACAATGTgtaa
- the LOC118379083 gene encoding runt-related transcription factor 1-like isoform X2, which produces MVFLWDSKYDPAPGRRFSPPSTTLLSGKMSEGLPLGAQESSSAALVGKLRITDRGMVEVLSEHPGELVRTDSPNFICSVLPTHWRCNKTLPIAFKVVALGDIPDGTLVTVMAGNDENYSAELRNATAALKNQVARFNDLRFVGRSGRGKSFTLTITVFTNPPQVATYQRAIKITVDGPREPRRHRQKLEDVKTGALAFSERLSELEQLRRSSMRVTPPHHHHHHAPTPNPRPALNPAQFSNPTHHTQIPDSRQMQTSPSWSYEQSYPYLGQITTPTVHSTTPISPSRSSLSDLSSRLSGPDLTAFSDPRMSLDRPFSSLTSLPDSRYPDPRMHYPTGAFTYTPTPVSNGAIGLTMATTPAGRYHTYLPPPYPTNAPQGQGGPFQAGSSPYHLYYSTAAGSYQFSMMAGGGGERSPPRIFPPCTNASIGSSLLHPSLPNQSEGVGVEAEGSHSSSPTNMVPEAVWRPY; this is translated from the exons ACCCAGCACCTGGTCGGCGCTTCTCCCCTCCTTCCACCACCCTGTTGTCAGGTAAGATGAGTGAGGGTCTGCCCCTGGGTGCCCAGGAGAGCAGTAGCGCCGCCCTGGTGGGAAAGTTGCGTATTACAGACCGAGGCATGGTGGAGGTGCTGTCAGAACACCCTGGAGAACTGGTGAGGACAGACAGCCCCAACTTCATCTGTTCTGTCCTACCCACACACTGGAGGTGCAACAAGACGCTGCCTATCGCATTCAAG GTGGTTGCCCTTGGTGATATCCCTGACGGTACCTTGGTCACGGTGATGGCTGGGAACGATGAGAACTACTCAGCAGAGCTCCGCAATGCCACGGCCGCCCTCAAGAACCAGGTGGCTCGCTTCAACGACCTGCGCTTCGTAGGCCGCAGCGgacgag GGAAGAGTTTCACTCTGACCATCACGGTGTTCACCAACCCTCCCCAGGTGGCCACCTACCAGAGAGCTATCAAGATCACCGTGGACGGGCCCAGAGAACCACGCC GCCACAGACAGAAGCTGGAGGATGTGAAGACGGGAGCATTGGCCTTCTCTGAGCGTCTCAGTGAGCTGGAGCAACTAAGGCGGAGCTCCATGAGGGTCACGCCccctcaccatcatcaccaccacgcCCCCACTCCCAATCCCCGGCCCGCCCTGAACCCGGCCCAGTTCAgcaaccccacacaccacacacagatacCAG ACTCTAGGCAGATGCAGACATCTCCATCGTGGTCCTATGAGCAGTCCTACCCCTACCTGGGTCAGATAACCACGCCCACCGTCCACTCAACTACGCCCATCTCACCCAGCCGCTCCTCCCTCAGTGACCTGTCCAGCCGCCTCTCAG GCCCTGACCTCACAGCCTTCAGCGACCCCCGTATGTCCCTGGATCGCCCGTTCTCCTCCCTGACCTCGCTCCCTGACAGCCGCTACCCTGACCCGCGCATGCACTACCCTACTGGGGCCTTCACATACACCCCTACCCCTGTATCCAACGGCGCCATTGGACTGACCATGGCAACCACCCCTGCTGGCCGTTACCACACCTACCTCCCCCCGCCCTACCCCACAAACGCCCCCCAGGGGCAAGGTGGACCGTTCCAGGCCGGTTCCTCTCCCTACCACCTGTATTATAGCACGGCCGCTGGGTCCTACCAATTCTCCATGATGGCGGGGGGAGGCGGGGAGCGGTCTCCTCCGAGGATATTCCCTCCCTGCACCAACGCATCCATAGGCTCCTCCCTCCTGCACCCGTCTCTGCCAAATCAGAGCGAAGGGGTGGGGGTGGAAGCGGAGGGAAGTCACAGTAGCTCCCCTACCAATATGGTACCCGAGGCTGTATGGCGGCCATATTGA